A single genomic interval of Calypte anna isolate BGI_N300 chromosome 3, bCalAnn1_v1.p, whole genome shotgun sequence harbors:
- the ZC3H6 gene encoding LOW QUALITY PROTEIN: zinc finger CCCH domain-containing protein 6 (The sequence of the model RefSeq protein was modified relative to this genomic sequence to represent the inferred CDS: inserted 1 base in 1 codon): MAFESLFSKXPNPVLDPNMPDSDRQHAGTKEDGELEDGEIDDAAYEDVKEHGSKGDDKQKNEKGHRKSRKKRKKEKEKKKSKRRRRDKHKHNSPSSDDSSDYSHDSDIERTERPHKKSSSSSYRDYDSSFSQHGHVSGNYMSSQKMQHKKNVKSKEYDDYSHYSDENFGNYNEEEKDEDFADQLKQYRQAKETSSADLGPPFPKEPVKKQGMKGLQKGISQRGNNYNIGRGRGMQKKLKRKDRGRGRGGNKGSDGFHEDGKPVKKWVNMSQEFINQHTVEHKGKQICKYFLEGRCIKGEQCKFDHDAEIEKKKEICKFYIQGYCTKGENCIYLHNEFPCKFYHTGAKCYQGDKCKFSHAPLTAETKELLDKVLNNEEEPQNEDEKELEELRKRGIVPLPKPPPGVGLLPTPPEQYPFSESDLENYQDPSGDYKKIPSLFEIVVKPTVDLAHKIGKKPPTFYNSGSPPRPPFQGNDPHSQHMYNPGSSPGPGPGMSQGHNGPPMHPGSPGHHPCGGPPGPGMPQSPPMQGVPPGFLGPQNQTGMPMQGQQGGPPLTPPGMGGSYNAPGVQGHMVNMPRENHCPPGPQYQQMPGERQPNMNYEPIQNPADFYDNYYSHQAVHNFQPANNSGDGTWHGEFTDHQAHLMAQEPHPGGGDSDSMGSHMGHKPPLNVPDFLPAMQKALYARLSQKHQRDGDSVSSQGQRAMSKDEDDNVNWYSSSEEEEGSSVKSILKTLKKQSENFRNRQQHSTEQHMLGIPTDPRLAKEKGPGPQASDPRLRASPRSNPRKPSEPAPLDPRLARDPRMHKVGEGAHPGSSLGGPKLELHHPHGGVKVKQKGMDEDEEDSERELRERAFLIPLEPLPGVTLRDPRSQLRQFSHIKMDVTLMKPNFAKHIVWAPEDLLPIPLPKPDPVSSINLPLPPLIADQRLNKLRNLKSDPHPGPVPADPRLAAKVKNNLTARNTYLEPSQDSHASSSSKLGDPRLQKNVDPRLHRLSGAADTHHGVAKDSHPPKFDPRLARPSPSSSQPSEAAAAKPDPDALPPYAPKLSSSGVRLGAPGSILSGISLYDPRDHSSASDTAPAGSGENGENQKKSILKNAAKSEAAPPEEPSLQKAASSTEKSTEGSGEAAAEKGTGSSKAQAKHSSTAPAVHNLPIQALSGLIRPQYSDPRQVRQPGQGTQPQENDPNNGGESDDKSLKDVFKTFDPTASPFC, encoded by the exons AAGATGGGGAGCTGGAAGATGGTGAAATAGATGATGCAGCATATGAAGATGTGAAAGAGCATGGTTCAAAAGGTGATGACaaacagaagaatgaaaaaggaCATCGAAAATCCCGGAAGAAAcgcaaaaaagaaaaagaaaagaaaaaatccaaaaggaGGAGACGGGATAAGCATAAG CATAACTCCCCTTCCAGTGATGACAGCTCAGACTACAGCCATGACTCTGACATTGAGCGTACAGAAAGACCACAtaagaagagcagcagctcttcatACAGAGATTATGATTCCTCCTTCAGTCAG CATGGACACGTATCAGGAAATTACATGAGTTCACAGAAAatgcaacataaaaaaaatgttaaaagtaaGGAGTATGACGACTATAGTCATTACAGTGATGAAAACTTTGGTAATTATAACgaggaagaaaaggatgaaGATTTTGCTGATCAGCTTAAACAATACAGGCAAGCTAAAGAGACCTCCAGTGCTGATTTAGGACCTCCATTCCCAAAAGAACCAGTGAAAAAGCAGGGGATGAAAGGGCTCCAGAAAG GAATTTCTCAGAGAGGAAATAATTACAACATTGGTCGAGGACGTGGGAtgcaaaagaaactgaaacGTAAAGATCGTGGAAGGGGCCGAGGGGGCAATAAAGGATCTGATGGCTTTCATGAG GATGGCAAACCAGTGAAGAAATGGGTTAATATGAGTCAGGAGTTCATAAATCAGCACACGGTGGAACACAAAGGCAAACAAATTTGTAAATATTTCCTTGAAGGGAGATGTATTAAG GGAGAGCAGTGTAAATTTGATCATGATGCAGAgattgagaagaaaaaggaaatctgcAAGTTTTACATACAGGGTTACTGCACCAAAGGAGAGAACTGCATTTATTTGCACA ATGAATTCCCTTGCAAGTTCTACCATACAGGAGCAAAATGCTATCAAGGAGATAAGTGCAAGTTTTCTCACGCTCCCCTGACTGCAGAAACAAAAGAGCTGTTGGATAAG GTTCTGAATAACGAGGAGGAACCCCAAAATGAAGATGAGAAAGAACTGGAGGAACTCAGAAAGCGTGGCATAGTTCCTctgccaaagccaccaccaGGTGTTGGACTGCTGCCCACCCCCCCAGAGCAGTATCCATTTTCTGAGTCTGACCTGGAAAATTACCAAGATCCTTCAGGAGACTACAAGAAAATCCCATCTCTCTTTGAGATAGTTGTGAAACCTACTGTGGACTTAGCACACAAGATTGGAAAAAA GCCTCCCACCTTCTACAACAGTGGATCACCCCCCAGACCACCCTTCCAAGGCAACGACCCCCACTCTCAGCATATGTACAACCCGGGTTCAAGCCCAGGACCAGGACCTGGCATGTCCCAAGGACACAACGGGCCCCCAATGCACCCAGGCTCCCCTGGCCACCACCCCTGTGGGGGCCCTCCAGGGCCGGGCATGCCGCAGAGCCCCCCCATGCAGGGGGTGCCCCCAGGCTTCCTCGGGCCCCAGAACCAGACTGGTATGCCTATGCAAGGACAGCAGGGGGGCCCACCCCTCACACCCCCGGGGATGGGGGGCTCCTACAATGCCCCAGGAGTCCAAGGACACATGGTGAACATGCCCAGAGAGAATCATTGTCCTCCAGGGCCACAGTACCAGCAGATGCCTGGTGAGCGGCAGCCCAACATGAACTATGAGCCCATTCAGAACCCTGCTGATTTCTATGACAATTACTACTCTCATCAAGCTGTACATAACTTCCAGCCAGCTAATAACTCTGGTG ATGGAACATGGCATGGAGAATTTACAGACCACCAGGCTCACCTCATGGCTCAAGAGCCTCACCCTGGTGGAGGTGACTCGGACTCCATGGGCAGCCACATGGGCCATAAACCACCCCTCAATGTACCAGATTTTCTCCCAGCAATGCAGAAGGCCCTTTATGCCAGACTTAGCCAAAAGCATCAAAGAGATGGAGACTCTGTCAGCAGCCAGGGGCAGAGGGCAATGAGCAAAGACGAAG ATGACAATGTCAACTGGTACtccagcagtgaggaggaggaggggagcagcGTGAAATCCATACTGAAAACCTTAAAGAAACAGAGCGAGAACTTCAGGAATCGACAGCAACATTCCACAGAGCAGCACATGCTGGGGATCCCCACGGATCCCAGGCTGGCAAAGGAAAAGGGGCCCGGGCCTCAGGCCTCTGACCCCAGACTTCGGGCCTCCCCCAGGTCCAACCCCAGAAAACCTTCGGAACCGGCGCCCCTGGACCCGCGGCTGGCGCGGGACCCCAGGATGCACAAGGTCGGTGAGGGTGCTCACCCCGGCTCCTCCCTGGGAGGGCCAAAGCTGGAGCTGCACCACCCCCACGGGGGGGTGAAAGTCAAGCAGAAAGGGATGGATGAGGATGAAGAGGACTCGGAACGAGAGCTGAGGGAACGAGCTTTCCTCATCCCCCTGGAGCCCTTGCCCGGCGTGACGTTACGGGACCCCCGCTCTCAGCTGAGGCAGTTCAGCCACATTAAGATGGACGTCACCCTGATGAAACCAAACTTTGCCAAGCACATTGTCTGGGCACCCGAAGacctgctccccatccctctgcctaAACCCGACCCCGTCTCCTCCATCAATTtacctctccctcctctcatCGCCGACCAGAGACTCAATAAACTGCGGAACCTGAAGAGTGACCCCCACCCCGGCCCCGTGCCCGCCGACCCCCGCCTGGCTGCCAAGGTGAAGAACAACCTCACAGCCAGGAACACCTACCTGGAGCCCTCCCAGGATTCCCAcgccagcagctccagcaaacTGGGAGACCCTCGCTTACAAAAAAACGTCGACCCCAGGCTCCACAGACTCTCGGGTGCTGCAGACACACACCACGGAGTGGCCAAGGATTCCCACCCTCCCAAATTCGACCCTCGCCTCGCCAgacccagccccagctcctcacagccctcGGAAGCGGCGGCAGCTAAACCCGACCCGGATGCTCTGCCTCCCTACGCCCCCAAATTGTCATCCAGCGGGGTGAGGCTGGGAGCTCCGGGCTCCATCCTGAGCGGGATCAGCCTGTATGATCCCAGGGATCACAGCTCAGCCTCGGACACGGCTCCAGCAGGCTCGGGAGAGAACGGggagaaccagaaaaaaagcattctgaaaaaCGCCGCTAAAAGCGAAGCGGCTCCCCCCGAAGAGCCCTCCCTGCAGAAAGCTGCCTCCAGCACGGAGAAATCCACGGAAGGGTCgggggaagctgctgcagagaaaggcacgggcagcagcaaagctcagGCCAAACACTCCAGCACTGCCCCGGCCGTGCACAACCTCCCCATCCAGGCTCTGTCGGGGTTGATCAGACCGCAGTACAGTGACCCCAGGCAGGTGAGGCAGCCCGGGCAGGGGACTCAGCCCCAGGAGAACGATCCCAACAACGGGGGGGAGTCAGATGACAAGTCcttaaaagatgttttcaagACTTTTGACCCCACCGCTTCACCGTTTTGTTAG